A genomic window from Salvia hispanica cultivar TCC Black 2014 chromosome 5, UniMelb_Shisp_WGS_1.0, whole genome shotgun sequence includes:
- the LOC125187774 gene encoding pentatricopeptide repeat-containing protein At2g17525, mitochondrial-like: MSTIFNIAKTQSIGKKGFFSSHNRSRFISATAAPPSVLVPTNNQITHLVLEQKSANEALKTFQWASTIPNFSHDVSTYRALIHKLCSFRQFHVVDQVLDEMPKRIGSLPDEDIFITIVRGLGRARMIREVVRVLDMVAKFGKASPSLKLLNSILDVLVKEDIDIAREFYRKKIMEAGLRGDDYTYGILMKGFCLTNRIGDGFKLLQVMKNHGVEVNVVVYNTLLHALCKNGKVGRARSLMNEMERYSDVTFNILISAYCGEGNLVQALVMLEKCFGNGFVPDVVALTKLIEILCNEGRISEAVEVMERVEAKGGTHDVVVYKTLAKGFVKAGNVRGGCGLIRQMEVKGCLPNTETYNALILGFCASQKMDSALDLFHEMKRAGVRWDFVTFETLTHGFCSAGKTREGVEIFELMLEDRGGCGGRIACCNSILYSLYKNNDVGKALEFLDYMKNWFPQAVDRTLTILHLCKEGNADEARKVLDEMRERGRAPSAIVYASLIQEHCKKGCMREAVELVNEMIGIGYFPVASTFNALISGFCKQGRAGIAVRLMEDLKTRGCLLDSESYGVVVEALWAVGDLQQVFVMLMQMMERGIAPNHNTWNLLIRVAMEGKSENRLLELLPKKL; this comes from the coding sequence ATGTCTACTATCTTCAACATTGCAAAAACTCAAAGTATTGGTAAAAAAGGGTTCTTTTCCTCTCACAATCGATCAAGATTCATCTCAGCCACAGCCGCGCCGCCCTCTGTTTTAGTTCCAACAAACAACCAAATCACCCACCTCGTTCTGGAGCAGAAATCAGCCAACGAAGCTCTGAAAACCTTCCAATGGGCTTCCACAATCCCCAATTTTTCACACGATGTCTCCACATACCGAGCTTTGATCCACAAGCTCTGCTCTTTTCGACAATTTCATGTCGTAGACCAGGTGCTCGACGAAATGCCTAAGAGGATTGGTTCTTTACCAGATGAAGACATTTTTATCACGATCGTCCGCGGGCTAGGGCGGGCTAGGATGATCAGGGAAGTGGTTAGAGTTCTTGATATGGTGGCTAAGTTTGGTAAGGCCTCGCCGTCTTTGAAATTATTGAACTCGATTCTTGATGTTTTGGTGAAGGAAGACATTGATATTGCTAGGGAGTTTTATAGGAAGAAAATCATGGAAGCTGGTTTGAGAGGTGATGATTACACTTATGGGATTCTGATGAAAGGCTTTTGCTTGACGAATAGGATCGGGGACGGGTTTAAGCTGCTGCAGGTGATGAAGAATCACGGTGTCGAGGTTAATGTGGTTGTGTACAATACTTTGCTTCATGCCCTTTGCAAGAATGGGAAAGTTGGAAGAGCTAGGAGTTTGATGAATGAGATGGAGAGGTACAGTGACGTCACGTTTAATATCTTGATATCGGCGTATTGTGGCGAGGGGAATCTAGTGCAGGCTCTGGTGATGCTGGAGAAGTGTTTTGGCAATGGCTTTGTGCCCGATGTCGTTGCCTTGACTAAGTTGATAGAGATTCTATGCAACGAGGGGCGGATTTCAGAGGCGGTTGAGGTGATGGAGAGGGTGGAGGCGAAGGGAGGGACTCACGACGTTGTTGTGTACAAGACTTTGGCGAAGGGTTTTGTGAAGGCGGGAAATGTTAGAGGAGGGTGTGGATTGATTAGGCAAATGGAGGTGAAGGGATGTTTGCCGAATACGGAGACCTACAATGCTCTGATTTTAGGTTTCTGCGCGTCTCAGAAGATGGATTCGGCTCTTGATTTGTTTCATGAGATGAAAAGGGCCGGCGTTCGTTGGGACTTTGTCACGTTTGAGACACTGACACACGGGTTCTGCTCAGCTGGGAAGACTCGTGAGGGAGTAGAGATATTCGAGCTTATGCTTGAGGATAGAGGCGGATGTGGTGGAAGAATCGCGTGTTGCAATAGCATCCTATACTCTTTGTACAAGAACAACGACGTTGGTAAAGCGCTTGAGTTTCTTGACTACATGAAAAACTGGTTCCCTCAAGCTGTGGATCGTACTCTTACGATCCTGCACCTATGCAAAGAGGGAAACGCAGACGAAGCTAGGAAAGTTCTCGATGAGATGAGAGAGAGGGGCAGGGCTCCAAGTGCTATAGTGTATGCTAGTTTGATTCAGGAACACTGCAAGAAAGGGTGCATGAGGGAGGCAGTTGAGCTCGTAAACGAGATGATAGGGATCGGGTATTTTCCCGTTGCATCAACTTTTAACGCCTTGATCAGTGGGTTCTGCAAGCAGGGAAGAGCTGGGATTGCAGTGAGGCTGATGGAGGACTTGAAGACGAGAGGCTGCCTGCTCGATTCGGAGAGCTATGGAGTCGTGGTCGAGGCGTTGTGGGCGGTAGGGGACTTGCAACAAGTTTTTGTGATGCTTATGCAGATGATGGAAAGAGGCATTGCTCCAAATCATAATACATGGAATTTGTTGATTAGGGTAGCTATGGAAGGGAAATCTGAGAATAGATTGTTGGAATTATtgccaaaaaaattgtaa
- the LOC125191383 gene encoding trihelix transcription factor ASIL2-like encodes MTSFSSSPSASPPPPPPPRHSLSASLSPSPSPNRALPQPESKSPPPKRSPPLPWSHQETLALIQAYQEKWYSLKRGQLKAFQWEEVSITVAARCGFDEPSKTATQCRHKIEKLRKRYRSELQKPYLNSWQYFELMDQMERGPIPLDARPITMAKSFPNHISSNSNNSVGNFTSLYSNSADFYHNDGGAGGDSGVSDDSDEKWNTAAAARNKSKSINNIVRGAVRGGKAAPVVGRGLRGGRVVRNFVKGRPVEYYGGGFSDDDGDDSDEDAADEEEEVKAETGGSGGRGMELAAEIRGFTERFMGMESKKIEMMQEMQRYRMEMEKKRMEMIAEAQRKMVDTIGRAFGANKRAKVDQEC; translated from the coding sequence ATGActtccttctcctcctcccccTCCGCCTccccgccgccaccgccgccgccgcggcATTCTCTCTCCGCctccctctccccctcccCATCCCCCAATCGCGCCCTCCCCCAGCCGGAATCGAAATCCCCTCCCCCCAAACGCTCGCCGCCCCTTCCATGGTCGCACCAGGAAACCCTAGCCCTAATTCAGGCCTACCAGGAGAAATGGTACTCCCTCAAAAGAGGCCAGCTCAAGGCCTTCCAGTGGGAGGAAGTCTCCATCACCGTCGCCGCCCGCTGCGGCTTCGACGAGCCCTCCAAAACCGCCACTCAGTGCCGCCACAAAATCGAGAAGCTCCGGAAACGCTACCGCTCCGAGCTCCAGAAACCCTACCTCAATTCGTGGCAATACTTCGAGCTCATGGATCAGATGGAGCGCGGCCCCATCCCTCTCGATGCGCGCCCAATCACCATGGCTAAGTCCTTCCCCAATCACATCAGTAGCAATAGCAATAACAGTGTTGGCAATTTCACTAGTTTGTATTCGAATTCGGCTGATTTTTACCATAACGACGGCGGCGCCGGAGGGGATAGCGGCGTCTCCGATGATAGCGATGAGAAATGGAACACGGCTGCTGCCGCTAGGAATAAGTCGAAGAGCATTAATAACATCGTGCGTGGGGCGGTCAGGGGTGGAAAGGCAGCGCCCGTGGTGGGTCGAGGGCTTAGGGGTGGGAGAGTGGTGAGAAATTTTGTGAAGGGGAGGCCAGTGGAGTATTATGGTGGGGGTTTTAGCGATGACGATGGTGATGATAGCGACGAGGATGCTGCggatgaggaggaggaggtgaAGGCGGAGACGGGAGGAAGTGGTGGGAGAGGGATGGAGCTGGCGGCAGAAATTAGGGGTTTTACAGAGAGGTTTATGGGGATGGAGAGTAAGAAGATTGAGATGATGCAGGAGATGCAGAGGTATAggatggagatggagaagaagaggatgGAGATGATTGCTGAGGCACAGAGAAAGATGGTGGATACAATCGGAAGGGCGTTTGGAGCTAATAAACGGGCGAAAGTGGATCAAGAATGTTGA